A single window of Bradyrhizobium daqingense DNA harbors:
- a CDS encoding ABC transporter substrate-binding protein: protein MSKLTRRTILKSGGAAAGTLLLPRFAIGQADNRPSVTVAVQKVTNANVLDVLREQSNVGERVFFSSIWEGLISKNWRGNLEAVPGLATEWRRIDDQTVELKLRQGVKFHNGDELTAEDVVFTFSRQRMFGETEAKSRSTIQAFEKIPTPRPGKELPPDVPAVARRIWPDLVRVDAVDKYTVRFYNATPDVTIEGRLMRYGSDIMNRRAWEESASYLEWARKPVTTGPYKVVELKPDVSLTLEAHDEYWGGRPPLKRIRFLEVPEVASRINGLLSGEYQFACDIPPDQIAGIEKNAAFEVQGGTILNHRLTVFDKNHAVLGNPLVRRAFTHAIDRQAIVDSLWAGRTRVPKGLQWEFYGDMFNADWSVPAYDPKLAQDLLKQANYKGDPIPYRLLNNYYTNQVATAQVLVEMWKSVGLNVQIETKENWSQIMERAPRRAVRDWSNSAAFNDPVSSLVAQHGPNGQQQQIGEWTNTELNKLSEFLETSTDRAARKKAFRRMLEIAEREDPAYTVLHQNATFTAKPKSIKWKAAPAFAMDFRAGNFEA, encoded by the coding sequence ATGAGCAAGCTCACCCGTCGCACCATCCTGAAATCCGGCGGCGCTGCCGCAGGCACGTTGCTTCTGCCGCGCTTTGCGATCGGGCAGGCCGACAATCGTCCGTCGGTGACGGTCGCCGTGCAGAAGGTGACGAACGCCAACGTGCTCGACGTGCTGCGCGAGCAATCCAATGTCGGCGAGCGGGTGTTCTTCTCCTCGATCTGGGAAGGCCTGATCTCCAAGAACTGGCGCGGCAATCTCGAGGCCGTGCCGGGCCTTGCCACCGAATGGCGCCGCATCGACGACCAGACCGTCGAGCTGAAGCTGCGGCAGGGCGTCAAATTCCACAATGGCGACGAGCTCACGGCGGAGGACGTCGTCTTCACCTTCAGCCGCCAGCGCATGTTCGGCGAGACCGAGGCCAAGAGCCGCTCCACCATCCAGGCCTTCGAGAAGATCCCGACGCCGCGCCCCGGCAAGGAGCTGCCGCCGGATGTTCCCGCGGTCGCCCGCCGCATCTGGCCCGACCTCGTGCGCGTCGACGCCGTCGACAAGTACACGGTGCGCTTCTACAACGCGACGCCCGACGTCACGATCGAGGGCCGTCTGATGCGCTACGGCTCCGACATCATGAACCGTCGCGCCTGGGAAGAATCTGCGAGCTATCTTGAGTGGGCGCGCAAGCCCGTCACCACCGGTCCCTACAAGGTCGTGGAGCTCAAGCCCGACGTGTCGCTGACGCTCGAAGCGCACGACGAATATTGGGGCGGCCGTCCGCCGCTCAAGCGCATCCGCTTCCTCGAAGTGCCGGAGGTCGCAAGCCGCATCAACGGACTCTTGTCGGGCGAATACCAGTTCGCCTGCGACATCCCGCCGGACCAGATCGCCGGCATCGAGAAGAACGCGGCGTTCGAAGTGCAGGGCGGCACCATTCTCAATCACCGCCTGACCGTGTTCGACAAGAACCACGCCGTGCTCGGCAATCCGCTGGTCCGGCGCGCCTTCACCCATGCGATCGACCGCCAGGCGATCGTCGACAGCCTGTGGGCCGGCCGCACCCGCGTGCCGAAGGGCCTGCAATGGGAATTCTACGGCGACATGTTCAACGCCGATTGGAGCGTGCCGGCTTACGATCCCAAGCTCGCGCAGGATCTGTTGAAGCAGGCCAACTACAAAGGCGATCCGATCCCCTATCGCTTGCTCAACAATTACTACACCAACCAGGTCGCGACCGCGCAGGTGCTGGTCGAGATGTGGAAGTCGGTCGGCCTCAACGTCCAGATCGAGACCAAGGAGAACTGGTCGCAGATCATGGAGCGTGCGCCTAGGCGCGCCGTGCGCGACTGGTCGAACTCGGCTGCTTTCAACGATCCGGTGTCTTCGCTGGTCGCCCAGCATGGCCCGAACGGCCAGCAGCAGCAGATCGGCGAATGGACCAACACCGAGCTGAACAAGCTCTCGGAGTTCCTGGAGACCTCGACCGATCGCGCGGCGCGCAAGAAGGCGTTCCGCCGCATGCTGGAGATTGCCGAGCGCGAGGATCCCGCCTACACCGTGCTGCATCAGAACGCGACCTTCACGGCCAAGCCGAAATCGATCAAGTGGAAGGCGGCGCCCGCCTTCGCGATGGATTTCCGCGCCGGCAATTTCGAGGCCTGA
- a CDS encoding sugar phosphate isomerase/epimerase family protein, whose product MSKPVLGAALSIKSIPAHRDWLLERQRDLEVQDFFRADLLDSDWRSAASDIKQMLAGHTGRLGIHGPFWGFKIDSHDPMIRQAVTKRLLQGLEAAEFLGATQMVIHSPFTTWDHNNLDLYPDNRGNLVERVKATLAEVIARAETIGCEIVIENIEDKDPRDRVRLAKALESSKVRVSLDTGHANYAHISTGAPPVDYYVETAGDMLTHVHLQDTDGFADRHWAPGEGNIPWVAVFRALGRLNSNPRLILELRNHDDVRAGAAHLAALGLAE is encoded by the coding sequence ATGTCGAAGCCGGTGCTGGGCGCCGCATTGTCCATCAAATCGATCCCCGCGCATCGCGACTGGCTTCTGGAACGGCAACGCGATCTCGAGGTCCAGGATTTCTTCCGCGCCGATCTGCTCGATAGCGATTGGCGCAGCGCGGCGAGCGACATCAAGCAGATGCTCGCGGGCCACACCGGCCGGCTCGGCATTCACGGCCCGTTCTGGGGCTTCAAGATCGATAGCCACGATCCCATGATCCGTCAGGCCGTGACCAAGCGCCTGCTCCAGGGACTGGAAGCCGCCGAGTTCCTCGGCGCGACGCAGATGGTGATCCATTCGCCGTTCACGACCTGGGACCACAACAATCTCGATCTTTATCCTGACAATCGCGGCAATCTCGTCGAACGCGTCAAGGCGACGCTCGCCGAAGTCATTGCGCGCGCCGAGACGATCGGCTGCGAAATCGTCATTGAGAATATCGAGGACAAGGATCCGCGCGACCGCGTGCGCCTCGCCAAGGCGCTCGAAAGCAGTAAGGTCCGCGTCTCGCTCGATACCGGGCACGCCAACTACGCTCACATCTCCACCGGCGCGCCGCCGGTCGATTACTACGTCGAAACCGCTGGTGACATGCTGACCCATGTGCACCTCCAGGACACCGACGGCTTTGCCGACCGGCACTGGGCGCCGGGCGAGGGCAACATCCCGTGGGTCGCGGTGTTCCGCGCGCTGGGACGGCTGAATTCCAACCCGCGGCTGATCCTCGAACTCCGCAACCATGACGACGTCCGCGCCGGCGCAGCCCATCTCGCCGCGCTCGGGCTTGCCGAATAA
- a CDS encoding DUF1236 domain-containing protein → MRRHLMLSTAAIGLMLASGVAYAQAPGERRDEPRRTEEPAKGAGPQRGGAQERVQERAQGAQERLQGPGREERGGAAKQEASDDKRQSPSSAERNQPKTRDQAQDSREPSRDRNREAEGTKQGRDSKSSAETKQDKSAPQKSTAESEKSKTGQQNERTGATANQNERNQAQPPRNAAEQQPPAQQNNRPATATDTNRTAPTNNAQTAPGTSSTQTNQATQTNTQVNQQAQVTSEKQVRISETVSRARLAQPVRNLNISIRVGETIPSRVRLHRLPPEIVSIEPAYRDYEYFATEDEVVIVEPRSHRIVSQVPRDPSRARAQMGGSTSSSSMAAAGGNMVNCQVMRRDASGNVAQAEPTTVGSTARTDSPSVIVQMPGGGSSAPIALGAPAGNIVVATQGQGDCTVTLEPQTR, encoded by the coding sequence ATGCGCAGGCACTTAATGTTATCGACTGCAGCTATCGGACTGATGCTTGCTTCCGGCGTTGCTTACGCCCAGGCACCCGGTGAGCGCAGGGACGAACCGCGGCGGACTGAGGAACCGGCGAAGGGCGCCGGGCCGCAGCGCGGCGGAGCCCAGGAACGTGTTCAAGAGCGCGCCCAGGGCGCTCAAGAGCGACTCCAGGGCCCAGGCCGTGAAGAGAGGGGCGGCGCTGCCAAGCAGGAGGCGAGCGACGACAAACGCCAGTCACCGAGTTCTGCCGAGCGCAACCAACCAAAGACGAGGGATCAGGCACAAGACTCCCGCGAGCCTTCGCGCGATCGCAACCGTGAGGCGGAGGGCACGAAGCAGGGGCGCGACAGCAAGAGCAGTGCTGAGACTAAGCAGGACAAATCGGCGCCACAGAAATCAACGGCCGAGTCCGAGAAGTCCAAGACTGGCCAGCAGAACGAGCGGACTGGCGCCACAGCCAACCAGAACGAGCGCAACCAGGCCCAGCCGCCGCGCAATGCGGCCGAGCAACAGCCACCGGCGCAACAGAATAACAGGCCGGCCACCGCCACCGACACGAACCGGACAGCTCCCACCAACAATGCGCAGACCGCACCCGGCACATCTAGCACACAGACCAATCAGGCCACGCAGACCAACACGCAGGTCAATCAGCAGGCCCAGGTGACGAGCGAGAAGCAGGTCCGGATCTCCGAAACGGTCAGCCGCGCACGGCTGGCGCAGCCGGTGCGCAATCTGAACATCTCGATCCGGGTCGGCGAGACGATTCCCTCGCGCGTGCGGCTGCATCGGCTTCCGCCCGAGATCGTCTCGATCGAGCCTGCCTATCGGGACTACGAATATTTCGCGACGGAAGACGAGGTCGTCATCGTGGAGCCGCGCTCCCATCGCATCGTCAGCCAGGTGCCTCGTGATCCCTCGCGCGCCCGCGCCCAAATGGGCGGCAGCACCTCGTCATCAAGCATGGCTGCGGCTGGTGGAAACATGGTGAACTGCCAGGTCATGCGGCGTGATGCCTCCGGCAATGTGGCCCAGGCCGAACCGACAACCGTGGGTTCGACAGCGCGCACCGATTCCCCGAGCGTGATCGTGCAGATGCCCGGCGGCGGCTCGTCCGCGCCGATCGCCCTCGGCGCTCCCGCGGGCAACATCGTGGTCGCGACGCAAGGGCAGGGCGATTGCACGGTGACGCTGGAGCCGCAGACGCGCTAA
- a CDS encoding GrlR family regulatory protein gives MSAGDGAEAGAEAGVVNGLYIFDIEMRDGKRGQARGVVMLCDGRIMGGDSYFYYTGSYTFRNGKWRGDMIVNQHTEAIGRTLAFAGREVTCGFSGHYSAGGAEVEGMALVGKTTVTFTARLTLKDAM, from the coding sequence ATGTCGGCCGGGGATGGAGCAGAGGCGGGCGCGGAGGCCGGGGTCGTCAACGGCCTCTACATCTTCGACATCGAGATGCGTGATGGCAAGCGCGGACAGGCCAGGGGCGTGGTCATGCTCTGCGACGGGCGCATCATGGGTGGGGACAGCTATTTTTACTACACCGGCAGCTACACGTTCCGGAACGGCAAGTGGCGCGGCGACATGATTGTCAATCAGCATACTGAAGCCATCGGCAGGACGCTCGCATTCGCCGGCCGCGAGGTCACCTGCGGCTTTTCGGGGCACTATTCCGCCGGTGGCGCCGAGGTCGAAGGCATGGCGCTGGTCGGCAAGACCACCGTGACATTCACGGCCCGCCTCACGCTGAAGGACGCAATGTGA
- a CDS encoding NAD(+) synthase translates to MSFHSIYAHGFARVAACVTTSHVADPSANAEAILAAANACHEQSVAVAVFPELCLSGYAIEDLVKQDPLLDAVERGLVAIVEASSALMTVLMVGAPLRFGNRIYNCAVVIHRGNVLGVVPKSYLPTYREFYEGRHFASGAGIAGETISFGGLHAPFGIDLLFSAEDVPGLTIGVEICEDMWIPVTPASELALAGASVLINLSGSPITIGRARSRALLCQSTSARCLAAYVYSAAGAGESTTDLAWDGQTSIYENGALLAAGERFRQGGQITYADIDLDLLRQERALMGTFDDNRRQREAFFRKVTFALKPPADDIGFLRKIERFPFVPSDESLLEQDCYEAYNIQVAGLVQRMRATGTKRVVIGVSGGLDSTHALIVAAKAVDLLGLPRQNILTYTMPGFATGSESKTHALALMKALQTSWQELDIRTTATQMLKDIGHPFGKGEKVYDVTFENVQAGLRTDYLFRLANHHGGIVIGTGDLSELALGWCTYGVGDQMAHYNVNAGVPKTLIQHLIRWVISSKQFSDDVNRTLGAILAAEISPELVPVEAGEKPQSTEAAVGPYELQDFNLFYTLRFGMRPSKIAFMAQHAWKDAAKGEWPPAFPTDRRKAYELAEIRRWLEVFLRRFFAFSQFKRSAMPNGPKVSAGGSLSPRGDWRAPSDASAAAWLEDLERNVPT, encoded by the coding sequence ATGAGTTTTCACTCGATCTACGCCCATGGATTTGCGCGCGTGGCGGCGTGCGTCACCACCTCCCATGTGGCAGATCCCTCCGCGAATGCTGAGGCCATCCTGGCGGCGGCGAATGCCTGCCACGAACAATCGGTGGCGGTCGCCGTGTTTCCCGAGCTGTGCCTGTCCGGTTACGCGATCGAAGACCTCGTCAAGCAGGATCCGCTGCTCGATGCGGTCGAGCGCGGGCTCGTGGCGATCGTCGAGGCCTCATCGGCGCTGATGACGGTCCTGATGGTCGGCGCGCCGCTGCGCTTTGGCAATCGCATCTACAATTGCGCCGTCGTTATCCATCGCGGCAACGTCCTCGGTGTGGTGCCAAAGAGCTATCTGCCGACCTATCGCGAATTCTACGAGGGGCGGCACTTCGCCTCGGGCGCCGGCATCGCCGGCGAGACGATCTCGTTTGGTGGCTTGCACGCGCCGTTCGGTATCGATCTGTTGTTTTCGGCCGAGGACGTTCCGGGCCTCACCATCGGCGTCGAGATCTGCGAGGATATGTGGATCCCGGTGACACCCGCCTCCGAGCTCGCGCTCGCGGGCGCCAGCGTGCTGATCAACCTCTCGGGCAGCCCGATCACGATCGGCCGGGCGCGTTCGCGCGCGCTGCTGTGCCAGTCGACATCGGCGCGCTGTCTCGCAGCCTACGTCTATTCCGCTGCGGGGGCAGGCGAATCGACCACCGATCTCGCCTGGGACGGCCAGACCTCGATCTACGAGAACGGCGCGCTGCTGGCCGCGGGCGAGCGGTTCCGCCAGGGCGGCCAGATCACCTATGCCGACATCGATCTCGACCTGCTCAGGCAGGAGCGCGCGTTGATGGGCACCTTCGACGACAACCGTCGGCAGCGCGAGGCGTTTTTCCGCAAGGTGACATTCGCCCTGAAGCCGCCGGCTGATGACATCGGCTTCCTGCGCAAGATCGAGCGCTTTCCGTTCGTGCCGAGCGACGAGAGCCTGCTCGAGCAGGATTGCTATGAGGCCTACAACATCCAGGTCGCCGGTCTCGTGCAGCGCATGCGCGCCACCGGTACCAAGCGCGTCGTGATCGGCGTTTCGGGCGGGCTCGATTCCACCCATGCTCTGATCGTTGCCGCCAAGGCGGTCGACCTGCTCGGCCTGCCGCGCCAGAACATCCTCACCTACACCATGCCGGGCTTTGCCACCGGCAGCGAGAGCAAGACCCATGCGCTGGCGTTGATGAAGGCCTTACAGACGAGCTGGCAGGAGCTCGACATCCGCACCACCGCGACGCAGATGCTCAAAGATATCGGCCATCCCTTCGGCAAGGGCGAGAAAGTCTACGACGTCACCTTCGAGAACGTTCAAGCGGGCCTGCGCACGGATTATCTGTTCCGGCTCGCCAACCATCATGGCGGCATCGTCATCGGAACCGGTGATCTCTCCGAGCTCGCGCTCGGCTGGTGTACCTACGGGGTCGGCGACCAGATGGCGCATTACAACGTCAATGCCGGCGTGCCGAAGACGCTGATCCAGCATCTGATCCGCTGGGTGATCTCTTCCAAGCAGTTCAGCGACGACGTCAACCGCACGCTCGGCGCGATTCTGGCAGCCGAGATCTCGCCGGAACTCGTGCCGGTGGAGGCCGGCGAGAAGCCGCAGAGCACGGAAGCGGCCGTCGGTCCCTACGAGCTGCAGGATTTCAACCTGTTCTACACGTTGCGCTTCGGCATGCGTCCGTCCAAGATCGCCTTCATGGCGCAGCATGCCTGGAAGGACGCCGCCAAAGGGGAGTGGCCGCCGGCCTTCCCGACCGATCGGCGCAAAGCTTACGAGCTGGCCGAGATCCGGCGCTGGCTCGAAGTATTCCTGCGCCGCTTCTTCGCCTTCAGCCAGTTCAAACGCTCGGCGATGCCGAACGGGCCGAAAGTCTCGGCCGGCGGTTCGCTGTCGCCGCGCGGCGACTGGCGCGCGCCGTCGGATGCGAGCGCCGCGGCGTGGCTCGAGGATCTGGAACGGAACGTGCCGACCTGA
- a CDS encoding alpha/beta fold hydrolase, which yields MADKTSKQSHGPGHPPDDPLLWPFAAARLAMDACFWWLDRGAPVEQDESNLPWTTPNAVALELATMRLRDCTRTRSGQPALVCAPYALHRALVADFAPGHSVVQSLQARGIDRVYLTEWRSASPDMRYLSIDNYLSDLNVAVDEIGAPVDLVGLCQGGWLSLLYAARFPAKVRRLVLVGAPVDLSIESSLSRLTRNAPDLVYDQLVARGGGNVSGEEMLRLWSKTPSCDDIEAALQRDISDEEGAALLARFDRWNTETLDLPGTYYLQIVNWIFRENRIAGGAFVALGRTVDLKDVKVPIFLLAGLDDDVVPAAQALATAGLVGTPPPFIAAASEPSNHLGLFMGARTHAHAWPRIAEWLRGDLSGVLARSA from the coding sequence ATGGCGGACAAGACCAGCAAACAGTCGCACGGACCCGGGCACCCCCCCGATGACCCACTGCTGTGGCCGTTTGCAGCCGCGCGGCTAGCCATGGACGCCTGCTTCTGGTGGCTCGATCGCGGTGCACCAGTGGAGCAGGATGAGAGCAATCTGCCCTGGACCACGCCGAACGCCGTCGCACTGGAGCTTGCGACCATGCGGCTGCGCGATTGCACGCGGACGCGCTCCGGCCAGCCGGCGCTGGTCTGTGCACCTTATGCGCTGCACCGGGCCCTGGTCGCCGACTTCGCGCCCGGCCACAGCGTGGTGCAGTCGCTCCAAGCCAGGGGCATCGACCGGGTCTATCTTACGGAGTGGCGATCAGCTTCGCCCGACATGCGCTATCTCTCGATCGACAATTACCTCTCCGATCTCAACGTCGCCGTCGACGAGATCGGTGCGCCAGTCGATCTCGTCGGCCTGTGCCAGGGCGGCTGGCTGTCGCTGCTCTACGCGGCGCGCTTTCCGGCCAAGGTGCGGCGCCTGGTCTTGGTCGGGGCCCCGGTCGACCTCTCGATCGAGTCGTCATTGTCGCGGCTCACCCGCAACGCCCCCGACCTGGTCTACGACCAGCTCGTCGCGCGCGGCGGCGGCAATGTCAGCGGCGAGGAGATGCTGCGTCTGTGGTCGAAGACGCCAAGCTGCGACGACATCGAGGCGGCGTTGCAGAGGGATATTTCGGACGAGGAGGGCGCCGCGCTGCTCGCCCGTTTCGATCGCTGGAATACCGAAACGCTCGATCTGCCGGGCACCTATTATCTTCAGATCGTCAATTGGATCTTCCGGGAGAACCGGATCGCCGGCGGCGCATTCGTCGCGCTCGGCCGCACCGTCGACCTCAAGGACGTCAAGGTGCCGATCTTCCTGCTGGCCGGACTGGACGACGACGTCGTGCCGGCCGCGCAGGCGCTCGCCACCGCCGGTCTCGTGGGCACGCCGCCGCCCTTCATTGCGGCGGCGTCCGAGCCGAGCAATCATCTCGGCCTGTTCATGGGAGCGCGGACCCACGCTCATGCCTGGCCCCGGATCGCCGAATGGCTGCGCGGCGACCTGTCTGGAGTTCTGGCCCGCAGCGCCTGA
- the pncA gene encoding bifunctional nicotinamidase/pyrazinamidase: MKISDRDVLLIIDVQNDFCTGGALAVPGGEKVVPAINRIAQKFTNVVLTQDWHPSDHVSFAPNHAGKQPFQTIELDYGTQVLWPTHCVQGTAGAEFHREIDVDRANLVVRKGFRRGIDSYSALFENDKRTPTGLLGYLRERELKTVFVAGLALDFCVRFSAEDARKAGFEVAVIEDACRGIDLDGSVAAAHRSFRELGISVIGLEAFL; this comes from the coding sequence ATGAAGATTTCCGACCGCGACGTGCTGCTGATCATCGACGTGCAGAACGATTTCTGCACCGGTGGAGCGCTCGCCGTTCCCGGCGGCGAGAAGGTCGTCCCCGCCATCAACCGAATCGCCCAAAAATTCACCAATGTGGTGCTGACCCAGGACTGGCATCCAAGTGACCACGTCTCGTTCGCGCCGAACCATGCGGGCAAGCAGCCGTTCCAGACCATCGAGCTCGACTATGGCACCCAGGTGCTGTGGCCGACGCATTGCGTGCAGGGCACCGCGGGCGCCGAATTCCACCGGGAAATCGACGTCGACAGGGCGAATCTCGTGGTCCGCAAGGGCTTTCGCCGCGGCATCGATTCCTATTCGGCATTGTTCGAGAACGACAAGAGGACGCCGACGGGCCTGCTCGGATATTTGCGCGAGCGCGAGCTGAAGACCGTCTTCGTCGCCGGCCTGGCGCTGGATTTCTGCGTCCGCTTCTCGGCGGAGGACGCCCGCAAGGCAGGCTTCGAGGTTGCCGTCATCGAGGATGCCTGCCGCGGCATCGACCTCGATGGCTCTGTGGCCGCGGCTCATCGCAGTTTCAGGGAGCTCGGCATTTCGGTGATCGGCCTCGAAGCGTTCCTGTGA